DNA sequence from the Novipirellula aureliae genome:
ATCCACACCAGATCTAAGAAGTGCCAATACTGAGCTGCAAACCGGATCGGCCAATAACACTCATGGTCATACTTGCGCCTGAGTGTCCTCACCAAGACGATCGCTAGAGCGATGATCCCGCCTGCGACATGCAGTGCGTGCAAGAATACCAAGACGGCAACCATCCCCGCCAAGCCTTTGCCGTTGCCCTCCGCTAACGCTGGGCCGCTGAGCATTTCGTTGGTTGCCGTCAACTGCATCCCGGTAAAGCCGATCGCCAACACTAAACTGACGATGATCCAGAACACCGTGCGGACTCGTTTTTCGCGGCGAATTGCTAAAGTCGCCAGATGCAGCGTCCCGCTCGTTGCAAACAGCATGACGGTGCTGAACAGGTAATCCATCGGTAGCGGTACAAGCGACAATGGGTCATCACGCCGCCAATAAGCATAGAATCCGTAAAGCAGAACGCTGCTGAGGAAAAACATCACCAGCGACGCGAGCAGCAACCAGCCCCCCTGTTGAAAGCGGCGATCGATTGGCGATGGGGCCTTCGAAAGAGGAATGGAATAGGCTGAGGGTGACATAACCGTTTTGTCTCTGTGGTTCTGGCGGAGTACCTTTTCTGCGGTATTCTACCAACCTGAATAGGATAAAACATCGGCCGCTAGCGGGCTGTCGATTGAATCGTTTAACGCTTAGCCGAAGACGCCAGCTTTTTCATAAGCGGTCGCCTATGGCTTGGCGTTAAACAATAAGTCGAGTCAAACCGATTAAATCGACAGCCCGCTTGCCGCCGTTTCGCTAAGAGGATGCAGTTAATAGGATGGCAGGGAAAGATTCTGCCGATTACAATCTTTTCCTCACAAATTCTTTGATTTACCCAAAAGGAATCGTCTTGGTCCAGCCGCCACCGATTGAATCGACTGATGACGCGACCGCATCGGTTCGCTTGGTTTCTGCGTGCAAGCGAGTTCGTGAACAGGTGGCTCGGGTGGTTGTCGGCCAAGAGGAAGTGATCGAACAACTCTTGATCGCTATCCTTGCTCGTGGCCATTGCTTGCTCGAAGGGGTGCCTGGACTGGCCAAGACTCTGATGATCCGCACGTTGGCGGATTCGATGCATCTGTCGTTCCGCAGAATCCAGTTTACTCCCGACTTGATGCCCGGCGATATTACCGGGACCGAGATTATTCAAGAAGATCCGGCGACAGGACGACGCGAATTTCGCTTCGAACGTGGACCGATTTTTACCCAAATGTTGTTGGCGGACGAAATCAACCGTACACCACCGAAGACGCAAGCGGCTTTGCTCGAAGCGATGCAGGAACACGAGGTCACGACCGCTGGAAAAACCGTTCGCTTGACCGAACCCTTCTTCGTCTTGGCAACGCAAAACCCGATCGAACAAGAAGGCACCTACCCATTGCCCGAGGCCCAACGTGACCGATTTCTGTTCCACGTTTTGGTTGGCTACCCCTCGCGTGACGAGGAAGCGGAGATCGTTGATCGTACGACATCCAACTTTCAAGCGTCGGTCGAACCAGTGATGACGGGCGAACAAATTGTCGGGTTTCAACAAACCGTCCGCGACGTTCCGCTGCCACCCCACGTCAAACAATGGGTCCTCGATGCTGTCCGTACCCTTCGCCCCGGCGACATTCAAGCCGCCAAATGGACCAACGAGTTGATTCAGTGGGGACCGGGACCGCGAGCGAGCCAGCAATTAGTGCTGGCCGCGAAGGCTCGAGCCCTGCTCCATGGACGGCCGTGTGTCTCGATGGAGGATGTTCAAACATTGTCGCTGCCTGTACTTCGGCATCGCATCGTCCCCACCTTTGCCGCCGAAGCCGAAGGCATCACCATTGACGACTTGATCCGCCGAATGTGCGACGAAATCAAACCGGTGCCAGAACGAGTGATGTAGACCATCCGCTCCTAAACACGGCGGTGCAAACTCGCACGAATCATTTCAAAATGTAGCCGGTGCTCCGCCAACTCACGAAACCCTAACGATTTCAGCAACGGCTGTGGATCAATGATCCGACGCGAGGCGAGTCCCGTTTGCCAACGAAAGAAAACGTGCATCACATGCAGCCAAAACTTCGCCCAAATTCGCCGAATCCCGCCCCCAGGCTCTTGGAAATCGACGAGATACCAGATGCCCTCAGGACGCAGCCAATCCGCAATGCTTGAGACCACATGAGAGAACACCGGTTCATCGAAACAGTCAAGGAAGAATGCGGTGAAAACGATGTCATAACGAGAGGATGGTAGTGCAACGGAATCGACCGGAGCAGCTAGCCAGTTGACGCGTTTAACCATTCCGAGTCTTTTAATGCGACGCTGCTGAATTGCCAACATCTTCGCACTGACGTCAACGCTGAAAACGTTCGCGTCTGGACAACACTCCAAAAAAGCGGCTAGCAATCTGCCATCACCATCGCCCAGAAACAGCACCTCCAACCGCTCTTGATGCTGCTTCGACTTGGCTTGTTCGAGCAGGGTCGGAAGCAGCGAGACGCGGGCGCGATCGAGTGTTCCTCCGAAACGCAAACGCTCAATCATCTGATACCAAGGAGCCAATCGATCGTAGCCCGATCGCAACTTGTCACTCATCGGTACAACACCAATACCACTAGCGGCGATAACAGTGCACTGTCCGCCAACAAGCCGTAGCGAGTTTTCTTGCTCCAATCATTGGCACGGTCGATGGCATAAGAAAGCAACATCAACCCGACGCTACTGATAGAGATTGCTAATGTGATCGGATACGAAACGATGTCAGCATGGTTGGCTATCATCGCTGCGGCGACTAGCAAAAAAGCGAGCAGCGGGATGCGTGAGCAAAGACTCGGAAACAAGCGTATCGCCGAACCGATGTTTTGTAATTGATCGCTCTTTCGCTGAGCAGCTGCCACGCAAAAGCAATTTAATAAAAACAGCCATGACAAAAGCGCCGTCAACACGAGCGTGGATAAGGTGTTCTTCGACACAAAAATGGGTAAGCAAACACCGAGCGAGAAAAGCCCTGCTACAAAGAATTCCTTGGGCAACCACTGCCCAGTTGTAGGTCGTCCGTGAACCACCCAGCCATAGAAAAGCACAACGCTAAACAGGATCGCTCCGGCAATCACCAAGAAAGAGTCAACGAACAGAATCGCTAATAGGCCATTGAAGACAAACGCCCCACACCAAATCGGCCACAAAACCCATCCCCATTTGTTGGCAAACTGGTGCCGCAGGGGAACGTCCAACTGAAAATCTAATCGCCGACAATCCAGCAAACGGTCGGCAATGTAGACTAACCATACGGTGAGAAACAGCAGCAAATGAATCAGCGGTTTGGGTTTTTCACTGAGAGTGACCGACAGCCAATATTGCCAACAAATCGCCACGATCGGTGCATCAAGAGCGATCAAATTCGGAACTTCGATCACACGCCAAAATGACGCCAGCATCACTCGCGGTTTCTCGACGACCCCGTTGCCATCAAAATCATCGGTGAACTCATCCGTGACGTTTGCTGTTTGCATGTTAAGTGCCGATAATAGGAGGCATCATTTTCCCGCAAGACGGCCTGACTGCATTTGCCGCCCCATCGGAGGCACGCGTTTTTACTATCCATGCTTACTCTGTGCAACCATCGCCATCGAGGAATCGTTCGAGGAATCGTTCGAGGAATCGTTCAATTTGATGCACGAAGGCTTTGGCCGCAAAGAACGCGACGCCTCCCTTTACCGTGTGAGCCGCTCGCGCCGTCGCGATTGCG
Encoded proteins:
- a CDS encoding cytochrome c oxidase subunit 3; the protein is MSPSAYSIPLSKAPSPIDRRFQQGGWLLLASLVMFFLSSVLLYGFYAYWRRDDPLSLVPLPMDYLFSTVMLFATSGTLHLATLAIRREKRVRTVFWIIVSLVLAIGFTGMQLTATNEMLSGPALAEGNGKGLAGMVAVLVFLHALHVAGGIIALAIVLVRTLRRKYDHECYWPIRFAAQYWHFLDLVWIVMLISFWSTTGGFVIGH
- a CDS encoding AAA family ATPase — protein: MVQPPPIESTDDATASVRLVSACKRVREQVARVVVGQEEVIEQLLIAILARGHCLLEGVPGLAKTLMIRTLADSMHLSFRRIQFTPDLMPGDITGTEIIQEDPATGRREFRFERGPIFTQMLLADEINRTPPKTQAALLEAMQEHEVTTAGKTVRLTEPFFVLATQNPIEQEGTYPLPEAQRDRFLFHVLVGYPSRDEEAEIVDRTTSNFQASVEPVMTGEQIVGFQQTVRDVPLPPHVKQWVLDAVRTLRPGDIQAAKWTNELIQWGPGPRASQQLVLAAKARALLHGRPCVSMEDVQTLSLPVLRHRIVPTFAAEAEGITIDDLIRRMCDEIKPVPERVM
- a CDS encoding class I SAM-dependent methyltransferase — translated: MSDKLRSGYDRLAPWYQMIERLRFGGTLDRARVSLLPTLLEQAKSKQHQERLEVLFLGDGDGRLLAAFLECCPDANVFSVDVSAKMLAIQQRRIKRLGMVKRVNWLAAPVDSVALPSSRYDIVFTAFFLDCFDEPVFSHVVSSIADWLRPEGIWYLVDFQEPGGGIRRIWAKFWLHVMHVFFRWQTGLASRRIIDPQPLLKSLGFRELAEHRLHFEMIRASLHRRV